In Pseudodesulfovibrio alkaliphilus, the genomic stretch CCGCAACTTCGTCCTCTCGATCCTCATTCCGCCGCCCGGTCTTTCTTATGAAGAGCGTCTGGGCATCGGCGAATACATCTGGGAGCAGAGCGAGCCGCACTTCATGCAGGAGCGGGACGGTCTGCCGGGCATCGAACAAATGTTCTTCGTCTCCGCACCCACCATCAACCTCTTTGGCGCGGTGTCCACGGACGAGGAGCGCGGCGGCGAACTGACGCCGTTGTTCTCGCGCATGATAAGAACCATTCCGGGCATGTTCGGCGTGTCTCTGCAGGCGTCCATCTTTGAACAGGGGTTGGGCGAGGGGCGCGTCGTCAATGTGGACTTTTCCGGCCCCAACCTGGAACGGCTGGTGGCCGCCGCCGGAACCATGTTCGGCATGACCATGCAGGCGATACCCGGCTCACAGATACGCCCCGTGCCGTCGCTGGAACTGCTCTATCCCGAGGTGCGGCTCATCCCCGAGCGCGATCGCGTGCGGGCGGCGGGCATGACCACCGAAGATCTCGGTGTGGCCGTGGATGTCATCCTCGACGGCCGCAAGATCGGAGACTTCAAGGAGGAAGGCAAGAAGAAGGTGGACCTCGTGCTCAAGGGCTCGGTAACGGACATCACCACGCCAGAGGATCTCACCAACGCCCTGGTGGCCACTCCCAACGGCTGGGCCGTGCCCGTGGACTCCCTTGCCAGCATTGAGCGCACCTACTCCATGAACCAGATCCGGCACCTGGAGCGCGAGCGCACCGTCACCCTCCAGGTTACGCCGCCGGCCAACGTGCCTTTGCAACAGGCCATGGAACTTATTGAGAACACACTCATTCCGCAGTTGCAGGAAATGGGGCTGCTCGAAGATCTCCATGTCCGCCTTTCGGGCGCGGCCGACAAGCTGACAGTGACGCGCCAAGCTCTGCAATGGAACTTCCTGCTGGCCGTGGTCATCACCTACCTGCTCATGTCCGCCCTGTTCGGCAACTTTGTCTATCCGCTGATCATCCTGTTCACCGTCCCCCTGGCCGGTGCGGGCGGGTTCCTGGGCCTCAAGCTCCAAAACTGGTTTATCGCCGCCCAGCCGCTGGACATTCTGACCATGCTCGGGTTCGTCATCCTCATAGGCATCGTGGTCAACAACGCCATCCTCATCGTCCATCAGTCCCTGGGCAACGTCCGCGAGCGCGGCATGGATTACAAGGAGGCGGTGCTGGACGCCACGCGCACCCGGCTTCGGCCCATCTACATGTCGGCCACCACTTCGCTCTTTGGCATGCTGCCCCTGGCCGTGGCCCCCGGCCCCGGCTCGGAACTCTATCGCGGCCTCGGCTCGGTGGTCCTCGGTGGACTGGCCCTGTCCACGGTCTTCACCATCTTCGTCATTCCCTCGTTGCTCATGTTCGCCATCCCCATGGAAAAGGCCGGGAAGCGATAAAGGCACGAGTGCCTCGTTGCAAAAAGAAGCCCAAACCCTCGCGTAGGTCATCTACGCGTCGGGCTTGGGCTTCTTCTTGCGCCTTGCCCTCGAACCTTTCTCGCTTCCCGGCCGAAGCGGTGCGCGGAACGTGGAGTCCCTGACCCGTCAGGGGGTGTTCTTCCCCGGCATGAGTGCTTCGTTGCGAAAAGAAGCGCCCCCGGCTTGATGTTGCCTTGCCGAGGGCCGGGCCGTGAAGTGTCGCAGGATTTACGCTTCTGTGGCGGGAGTTCGGAAGCCTTGCGCCCAAAGGTCGAAATATGGTGCGCCCCGCCTTTGGACGCGGATATCGACAAAGCCGACTGCGCTCATGGCCTGGGCCAGGGTTTGGGAGGTGAATGCGGTGTGGTGGGCCATGAATAGATTGCCGCGTTCAAGGGAGGGCCGGTGTCCATAGAGGATGTCCAGCGGCGCTATCGGACCGGCTGGCGAGGAGTATATCGGGTCAAGCAGATTGCCTTTGGCAATGAAGGCGGCGATGGTCTGAATGTCCGGGCAGGTCACAAGGGCATGGCCGCCGGGCATAAGAACCCTGTGGAACTCTGCCAGGGCGAGGGGCACTTCGTGAGGATACAGATGCTCCAGGTTGTGGGAGGAATAGACCGCATCGAAGCGTGCGGATTCCACTTCCGGCATGTTCCGTATATCGCCGACAATGTCCGGCCGGGTGTCAGGGTTGAGATCCAGTCGTATCTCCCGCCACCCATCCCCCTTGTACGGTCCGGGAATCTTGTCGGGGTTCTTGGGCCCGGAGCCGACATGAAGAAGGTATTTCACTGCAATGCGTCCGGTTTTACAGGATGTGATGCGGGGTGCCCTGGCATTGGGTCGTCATAAACAGAATTCCTCGAACCGTAAACTCCCAAAGGAGCGTGGGGCTGCGCCCGTATCTCGCTCAAGTCCGGGAGGGCAAGCGCACCCTCTCTGACCGCTGCGGGCAGAAGGCTAGTCGGAGCGGGTGGGGTGTTTCAGCACCCTTTCCGTGGCTTCGCGGATTTTGCTTTTGATGACAAAGTCCGAGATGCGGTCCGAGATAATGATGGAACCCCGCTGCACATACCGGGCGGGCAGCAGATTGAGGGCCAGGGCGTAAATATCCTCAATGTCGAGCTGCTCGAAAGCATAGTCCTCGTAATATTGGTCAAGGATTTCCGGCATAAGCTTGGCGACTCGTTTTTCGTTGCGATTGCGTATCCGGCTCAGGTCGAAACCGCTGACGTTCAATTCCTGGTCTGGCATGTCCTCCCCCCTGGTGCGGCTTGGCGGTGGTTTGGCGAGTGATAGCACGGCTGCCCGATCTTGCGCAATCGTTTCACTGGTATGATTCATGCTTGCAGTCCGGGAACATGCAGATTTTTCCCGTGGGCCAATCCGAAAACCAAGGAGGCATGATGTCCACGCAATCCATTGATTCCAACGGGTATGGATACAGTTACCAGCAATTGCTCAAGGCGCGGCAGGAGGCCGAAGCAGCCGAAAAGGCGCAGGCGCAGCTCTCCGGGAGCACGAGCTATTCTTCCGGCACGTCCATGTCCCAGGTGAGAGAGTATGTCGAGTCTCTCCTGGCCAACATCCCCAAATCCAATGGGAACAAACTCACCTTTCAGGACGTGTACGACTACCGCGACAGCCACAAGAAGGAATGGTCCGAGCGCTTCGAGGAAGACATGCAGAAGCTGGGCGTGGACACCTCCATTGAAATCAAGTTGAGCCTGAATGGGGCCAAAGGGACGGTGACGGCCCAAAATGGGCATCCCGATAAGGCGGTCATCGACAAGTATTTTGTCGACAACCCGGAAATGGCCGAGAAATTCGAGGAAGGGGTGCAACTGAGCAAGCTGACCGGATTGACCGAACGCAAGCTCACCAGCTCCGAGCTCCGCCAGCAGTTGAGCCTGACGAGCATGTCCATCTGGTTTGAGAGCAACACGTCGGCTTCTTCCCTGTTCTCTGGCGGGGGGATGGTTCTGGGGCAGGAAGGCGTCTCGGCTTACACCGGGCTGAACTTGACTGTCTGATCTGCGTTGACAGAACAACGGGTCAGATGACGGTGTTCGCCATTGTCAGGGCCGGATCGCGGTGGCGGTCCGGCCCTGCCGTTTTTTCGAGGGCATGGCGGATGATGCCGTTGACAACGGGTCTGTGCATGCCTACCTGAATAAGGCGCGAATAGTTTCTATTCTCACAACAACGAGGCGGGTATGAGTCCACGCATAGCCGGGGGATATGGAGCGGCCAGTCTGGCGGTGGTTGCGGTTCTGCTCACCGCGGCCATTGCTGCCTGGACCCTGCCCGACATCATGCCCACAGGGAATGTGCGCGTTGGGGTAGCCGAAACAGACGGGGATAAGGAGGCGGAAATGGGCATGAACGCAAGGACCGAGGTGGCGACACTCGCGGGCGGATGCTTTTGGTGCGTCGAGGCGGACATGGCCCGGCTTCCCGGCGTGGTCCGGGTGGTCTCGGGCTATGCAGGCGGCCAGGAGGTTGAGCCTTCCTACGAGGACGTTGCCGGGGGTCGGACCGGGCATCGCGAGGCGGTGCAGGTGTATTTTGACCCCGAGCGGGTGAGTTATTCGGAAATCCTCGCCCATTTTTGGCGGCATTTCGATCCCACGGACGCAGGAGGCTCCTTTGGCGACAGGGGGGAGCACTATACTTCCGCCATTTATTATCACGACGACGCGCAACGGGAAATTGCCGAGGCATCGCGGGCCGCGCTGGAGGCTTCGGGTCGTTTCGACAGGCCGGTGGTCACGTCGGTACTGCCGTTGACGACCTTCTTTGAAGCCGAGGCATACCACCAGGATTTCGCCGTCAACAATGCCGTGCGCTACAAGACCTACCGGACCTTTTCAGGGCGCGACAGGTTCCTTCGCGATGTCTGGGACCGGGACTCTTCTGCCGTCGGCCAGGTGGCCGAGGGGAGGGAAGCCGCCGGGCCAAAGTACACCAGGCCGGATGATGCCAGCTTGCAGGGCTCGCTGACCCCGCTTCAATTCGAGGTGGTGCGGCGCGACGGAACCGAACCTCCCTTTGCCAACGAATTCTGGGATAACCGCCGCCCAGGCATCTATGTGGATGTGGTTTCCGGTGAGCCGCTGTTTTCGTCCACGGACAAGTTCGACTCGGGTACCGGCTGGCCGAGCTTCACTCGCCCCCTGTTTGAAGACGCCGTCACCCGACGGCGGGACGGAAGGCTTCTTGCACCTCGTACCGAGGTGCGCAGCCGGATGGCCGATTCTCACCTGGGCCATGTGTTCGATGATGGTCCGCCGCCCACAGGCTTGCGCTACTGCATCAACTCGGCGGCCCTGCGTTTTGTGCCCAGGGAATCACTGGAAGAGGAAGGATACGGCGAGTTCGCCGGACTGTTCCGGTAGCGCTTTTCCGCGATCATGGGAGCGGCCTGAATCGGATAAGTTTTGACTGAGCGATCAATCAAGGCCCGTTATAATTTTAAAAAGTCTTGATTCTCAGCGAGTTGCCTACATTCAAAAGTGTGGATTTTCCAATTGCATGTGATAAGAGTGGAGCAAAGGGGCGCGGCCCGTATGCAGAAAATCCGTTCTAACCGAGGGTATCGTCATGTTGCGCGTAAGTATGGTTCTTGCTCTGTCGCTGCTGGTGGCCACTGTGGCCATTTCGGCCGAGCTGTCCCAGTCCGTGGGTTCCGAACCTGCGACGGCAGGGCCCTTTGTGGCCAGAACCGTTGCCCAGGCCAAGGCCGCCGGGGTGGACACCCGTGTTGTCCTCACCGGCAGGGTGGTCAAGGTGATCAAGGCCGATGAGTTTCTGATGGCCGACGACACGGGCGAACTGCTTGTCTTCACCCCAAAGGGCGCCCTTGAGGGGCTTGACGCGGCTGGTTCCGTCGTGGAGGTCATCGGCCGCATTGATCAGAACTTCATGTACACAGAGATTCAGGCCGAGTCGGTCAGGATCATTCCGTAGCCTGGGGCTGTCGGCGGTTTTGCGGGGGAGCCACGGGCGTGGTTCCCCTTTTCCTTTCGACACGAATGTTTCGCCGTTCTTGCCTTGGCAGGGCAATATGCGTAGGTATGGCGATTGCATCCAGGCACTTTGAGGTAACAATCAACCCGGCTCGGTTCATGACTTCTTCGGCCACTGTTCTGTTTGTCGGCGCTCTTCTCGCCGCCGTGCTCTGCGTCGCCGCCGAGGGGGCGGCCGATTACCGTTATCCCTACACCGACCCCTATCAGGCTACGGTTTACGGTACGCCGCCGGATCAGATCCACCGGCCCGGGCCTGCTGTCAGCCCGAAGCTGCGGGCCATTCGCATCGAGGGCCGCAAAGTCCCGGACATTTTTTCCTACAGCGCCGACATGTTTTACAGCACGGCCCTGCAAAAAGGGGAGGCCCCGCTCATTTTCATCATCGCGGGAACCGGAGCCGAACACAACGCCATCAAGATGGAGTTTCTCACCCAGGTCTTTTATGGCGCCGGTTTTCACGTCGTGGCCCTGTCCTCGCCCACGCACATGAATTTCGTCATCAGCGCCTCGCGCCACGGCGCACCGGGCTATGTGCCCCACGATGTGGACGACCTGTATCGGGTCATGCTCTGGATCAAGGAAGTGGTCGAGGCGGAACAGCCGGTTTCTGAGTATTACATCACCGGCTACAGCCTGGGCGCGATGCACGCGGCCTTTCTGGCCCACCGCGACTCGGAAAAAGGGGACTTCGGCTTCCGCAGGGCGCTGATGATCAATCCGCCGGTAAGCCTGTACCACTCTGTCAAGCGGCTCGATTCCTGGCTGACGGCCGAGAACCTCGGCGAGGTCACGGTGCGCGAGCAGATCGCAAGCCTCATCGCCCGGTTTTCCGACTACTATCGCGATGCGGACATCACCGACCTGGACGACAACTTCCTCTATGAGATGGTCACGCGAGTGAACATGGACGACGTGGACCTGCGCACTCTCATCGGGGTGGACTTCCGCCTTTCGGCCTCGTCCATGATCTTTGCCACCGATGTCTGCCTGCGGGCCGGGTATCTGGTGCCGCCGGCCGATTACCCCCTGACCAAGAGCAAGCCGCTGATGCCTTACGCCGAAGCCGCCTTTGACATCAGCTTCGAGAACTACATGGATGAATTCCTGCTGCCCTATCTGCAGCACCTGGACCCGTCCATGGACCGCTATACCCTGATGCGTCAGTCCAGCCTGTACGACATCCGCTCCTATCTCATGGAAAGCGACAAGGTCGTGCTCATCGGCAATACCGACGATGTCATTCTCAACGACAACGACCTCGCCTTCATCAAAAGCGTGTTCGGCGAACGGGCCAGGCTTTACCCCACGGGCGGGCACTGCGGCAACATGATGTACGGACCCTTTGTGGAGGCCATGCTGGCCATGGTGAAGCTGTGAGGGCGCGGTCGTGGCCACTTTCGGCCGTTTTGGCGTGCGTACCCCTGGCCCTCGTTCTGGTCCTGGGCGGCTGCGGCGCGGCTGTGACCAAGCGGGCGGACCCCGCCCTGAACCTGGAACCCACCGGGTTTCGCACCGAGGTCAACCACTGGCCCCAAGCAGGGGGTAACGACTTGGATTTCATGGAGGTCTACGACCCCTGGGAGCCGATGAACCGGCATATCTACGATTTTAACGCCGGGCTCGACACCTATGTGCTGCTCCCGGCCGTGGGCGTGTATCGAACCGTGCTTCCCGCCCCGGCCAGAAAAGGCGTCTCCAACGTCATCAACAATCTCAACGAGTTACCTGTGCTGGTCAACTGCGTACTTCAGGGCAAGGTACGCAAGGGGGCCATCACCACCTCCCGTTTTCTCATCAATTCCACCTTCGGACTGCTCGGCGTCATGGACTTGGCCTCCGATGCGCCCCGCCTGCAGCGTCAGGACGAGGATGTGGGCCAGACCCTCGGTTTCTGGGGAGTGGGCAACGGGCCGTATTTCGTCATGCCCGGCTTCGGACCGTCGAATCTGCGCGATACCGTGGGTTTTGGCGGCGATTCCCTGCTTTTGTACCTGGAGATGATGCAGGTGTACCGGCTGGCCGGAGTCCGCAACACCTGGGACACGGCCGTGGCCGAGATGGTGGTGCGTACGATCAATCGGCGGGCCAATGTCCCCTTCCGCTATCACCAGACCGGGTCTCCCTTTGAGTACGAGCTGGTCCGCTATATCTATACCAAGAAGCGAGAGTTGGACATCCAGCGCTAGCGAGGTGTCATCGTATATGGAAAGCTCGCCCTGTCATTGTCGAAGAGCATCCTTGCCAATCCCCTGCACTGCCCGCCGAGGGGCATTCCTTTCCCTGCAAATCTGGTCTTTCACCGCGCTGCAATGGGGTGGTGTTCCTTGAGATACCGCTCCAGGCGGTCCATGCCTTCCATGATGTTTTCAAGGGAATTGGCGTAGGAGAAGCGGATGAACCCCTCGGTGCTCTCGCCGAAATCAATGCCCGGGGTGACGCCCACGCCTGCTTTCTCAAGGATGTCATAGGCCAGTCTGAGGGACGATCCGTCGAACCGGGCTGCCAGATGGCGCATGTTGACCAGGACGTAAAAGGCGCCGGTCGGGTCGTGTCTGATGTCGAACCCCATGCCTTTGAGGCGATTGAGCATGGCCTGGCGGCGCGTGTCGTAGATGGCCACCATGCGGGCCACGTCGGGCCCGGCCTCCTTGAGGGCCGCAAGCCCGGCCCACTGGGCCATGGCGTTGGCAGAGATGAAGAAATTCTGGCAGACGGTCTGCAAGGTGCGGATGAAGGCCGCAGGGGCGATGACGTAACCCAGCCGCCAGCCGGTCATGGCGTAGAGCTTGGAGAATCCGTTGAAGACGAAAGCCCGGTCCGTGAACTCGAGGATGGAGTGTTCGCGGCCTTCGTAGACGAGTCCGTGGTATATCTCGTCCGAGAGAATCCACAGCTCCTTCTCTTCGGCCAGTTGCGCGATGGCGCGCATGTGCTCTGCCGGGAGCAGGGTGCCGGTCGGATTTGCCGGGGAGTTGATGAGGATGGCGCGGACCTTGGGATCCAGAACTTGGCGAATGGCCGGGACGCGGTACTGAAAGGCGTCGTCCTCGCTGGTGGCCACCTTGACCGGCTCGGCTCCGGCAAAGGTGATGAAGTTGTCATAGCAGGCATAGCAGGGGTCCGAGGTCACGACCTTGTCGCCCGCCTCAAGGATGGTCGAGAAGACCGCCAGCATTGCCGGGCTGGTGCCCTGGGTGATG encodes the following:
- the msrB gene encoding peptide-methionine (R)-S-oxide reductase MsrB gives rise to the protein MSPRIAGGYGAASLAVVAVLLTAAIAAWTLPDIMPTGNVRVGVAETDGDKEAEMGMNARTEVATLAGGCFWCVEADMARLPGVVRVVSGYAGGQEVEPSYEDVAGGRTGHREAVQVYFDPERVSYSEILAHFWRHFDPTDAGGSFGDRGEHYTSAIYYHDDAQREIAEASRAALEASGRFDRPVVTSVLPLTTFFEAEAYHQDFAVNNAVRYKTYRTFSGRDRFLRDVWDRDSSAVGQVAEGREAAGPKYTRPDDASLQGSLTPLQFEVVRRDGTEPPFANEFWDNRRPGIYVDVVSGEPLFSSTDKFDSGTGWPSFTRPLFEDAVTRRRDGRLLAPRTEVRSRMADSHLGHVFDDGPPPTGLRYCINSAALRFVPRESLEEEGYGEFAGLFR
- a CDS encoding pyridoxal phosphate-dependent aminotransferase codes for the protein MSISKRCCAMTPFLVMEILEAAQAMEREGRSIVHLEVGEPDFDTPDCVKRAACRALDDGHTHYTHSLGLFELREAISEDYRSRYGVCVDPANIAITQGTSPAMLAVFSTILEAGDKVVTSDPCYACYDNFITFAGAEPVKVATSEDDAFQYRVPAIRQVLDPKVRAILINSPANPTGTLLPAEHMRAIAQLAEEKELWILSDEIYHGLVYEGREHSILEFTDRAFVFNGFSKLYAMTGWRLGYVIAPAAFIRTLQTVCQNFFISANAMAQWAGLAALKEAGPDVARMVAIYDTRRQAMLNRLKGMGFDIRHDPTGAFYVLVNMRHLAARFDGSSLRLAYDILEKAGVGVTPGIDFGESTEGFIRFSYANSLENIMEGMDRLERYLKEHHPIAAR
- a CDS encoding alpha/beta fold hydrolase; protein product: MAIASRHFEVTINPARFMTSSATVLFVGALLAAVLCVAAEGAADYRYPYTDPYQATVYGTPPDQIHRPGPAVSPKLRAIRIEGRKVPDIFSYSADMFYSTALQKGEAPLIFIIAGTGAEHNAIKMEFLTQVFYGAGFHVVALSSPTHMNFVISASRHGAPGYVPHDVDDLYRVMLWIKEVVEAEQPVSEYYITGYSLGAMHAAFLAHRDSEKGDFGFRRALMINPPVSLYHSVKRLDSWLTAENLGEVTVREQIASLIARFSDYYRDADITDLDDNFLYEMVTRVNMDDVDLRTLIGVDFRLSASSMIFATDVCLRAGYLVPPADYPLTKSKPLMPYAEAAFDISFENYMDEFLLPYLQHLDPSMDRYTLMRQSSLYDIRSYLMESDKVVLIGNTDDVILNDNDLAFIKSVFGERARLYPTGGHCGNMMYGPFVEAMLAMVKL
- a CDS encoding late competence development ComFB family protein encodes the protein MPDQELNVSGFDLSRIRNRNEKRVAKLMPEILDQYYEDYAFEQLDIEDIYALALNLLPARYVQRGSIIISDRISDFVIKSKIREATERVLKHPTRSD
- a CDS encoding MlaA family lipoprotein, translated to MACVPLALVLVLGGCGAAVTKRADPALNLEPTGFRTEVNHWPQAGGNDLDFMEVYDPWEPMNRHIYDFNAGLDTYVLLPAVGVYRTVLPAPARKGVSNVINNLNELPVLVNCVLQGKVRKGAITTSRFLINSTFGLLGVMDLASDAPRLQRQDEDVGQTLGFWGVGNGPYFVMPGFGPSNLRDTVGFGGDSLLLYLEMMQVYRLAGVRNTWDTAVAEMVVRTINRRANVPFRYHQTGSPFEYELVRYIYTKKRELDIQR
- a CDS encoding class I SAM-dependent methyltransferase is translated as MKYLLHVGSGPKNPDKIPGPYKGDGWREIRLDLNPDTRPDIVGDIRNMPEVESARFDAVYSSHNLEHLYPHEVPLALAEFHRVLMPGGHALVTCPDIQTIAAFIAKGNLLDPIYSSPAGPIAPLDILYGHRPSLERGNLFMAHHTAFTSQTLAQAMSAVGFVDIRVQRRGAPYFDLWAQGFRTPATEA
- a CDS encoding NirD/YgiW/YdeI family stress tolerance protein; the encoded protein is MLRVSMVLALSLLVATVAISAELSQSVGSEPATAGPFVARTVAQAKAAGVDTRVVLTGRVVKVIKADEFLMADDTGELLVFTPKGALEGLDAAGSVVEVIGRIDQNFMYTEIQAESVRIIP